The genomic DNA TGCTGATCTCGATACGGGCCCGCTTGAGCTGGCGGTAGAGCACCTTCTTGATGTCGTGGCCTTCGGGCATGGGCAACACGTAGGCGCCCATGTGATGGACCTTCTTTACCGCGTAGTCGCCGGTCTCGTCCTTCTCGAACTTCACACCCCAGCGGTCGAGCTGTTCAATGGTTGCAAAGCTGTGGGTGGCATAGGCATGTACGGTGGCCTGGTTGACGATACCGTCATTGGCAACGGTAATTTCCTTGGTGTACTGCTCGGGTGTAGCGTGCCCAGGGATGATCGCGTTGTTCAGGCCATCCATGCCCATGCTGATGGCGCCACTGCGCTTGACGTTGGCCTTGTCCAGCAGCAACACGCGCAGACTTTTGTCCTGCTCCTTGGCTTTGATAGCGGCCATCGGGCCAGCAGTGCCGCCGCCGATGACGATGATGTCGTAGTCCTGGGTCTCGATGCTCATGCCTTGCCCCCTTTCTGGCGGTCGATGCGCAGGCGGTACTGGAAGGCATCGCCGCGGTAGTAGAGGTGTTCGAAGTCCAGCGGTGTGCCATCAGCGGCATGGGTGAGGCGCTCGATGCGCATGATCGGCGCCCCCTCTTCCACTTCCAGTGCCTGGGTCAGGTCGCTGTCGGCCAAGACCGCATCGATGGCCAGGTCAGCGTGACCAAGCGCGATGCCGCAGTCGTTTTCCAGCAGCAAGAAAATGTCGCGGGTAACCAAGTCGGCTTTTTCCAGTTTTTCCCCCACAGCCTTTGGCAACCAGGTCAGCTCCAGTGATACCGGCTCACGGTTGATCAGGCGCACCCGCCGAATCTCAGTCACAAGGCTGCCCTCCTCGACCTGCAGGCGCGCCGCCACCAACGCATTGGCTGGCACATGGCGGAAGCTGCGCAGCCGGTTCAGCACTTCGTAGCCCATCTGCGTCATAGATTCAGCCAAACCTTGCAGGGTGCTCACGTTCTGGAACGCCTTGGGCTTGGCGACGAAAGTGCCTTTGCCGTGAATCTTGAAGATCAGGCCCTCCTTCTGCAGATCGCCCAAGGCCTGACGCACAGTGATGCGGCTGACGTCGAACGACTTGCCCAGTTCGCTTTCTGAGGGCATGCGGCTGTGGGGGGCGTAGGTGCCGTCGAGTATGCGCTCGCGCAGCAATTCCTTGAGCTGGGTGTAGAGCGGTACCGGTGAAAGTGGGAGCAGTTCGGCCATGGTTCTCTTCGCTGATTGGGCACTTGTTATAACAAGTTGTGACCAGAGAATAGCGGGCATAAGAATTGACCGTGAAATACTGTTATTGCATATGCATATAGAGGTTTGCGGTTGCCCTGCGGGCCCTTCACGCGCAACCCACGCAAGGGGAATCACCCATCCGGCAAAATTCCGAAATCCTTTATCGGCCCGGGGGTGTCGGGCCCGGCTAGCCTTGATCAGGACCTCATCACTTGGCACGGACGCCACCATGCACAACCCCGACGATCGATCCCTCGACCTCAAGCGCGTGCTGGACACGTTGCAAGCCGACCAGCGCCTGAGCGCCAACGACGCTAGGCAAGTACTCGAATACGCCAACTCACAGCCACCTCGCCATCCGCTCGAAACCGTAGCGGCCCTGGGCCTCGAAGACCGCCAGCACCCCGGCCAGCGCCTGCATCTGGACTGCCTGTGCCAATGGCTCGCCAGAAAAGTCGGGCAGCCTTACCAGCGTATCGACCCACTGCAACTCGACCTGTCTCAGGTCAACGGGCTGATATCGCCAGCATTCGCCCATCGCCACGGCATACTCATCCTGGCCAGCGACAGCCTGGGCATCACCGTGGCCAGTGCGCAGCCTTACCAGTGTGACTGGCAAACCGATCTGGCCCGCAGCCTGGGCAAGCCGATCCGCCGCGTGCTCGCCAGCCCCCTGCAGTTGCGCCAGGTGGGCCAGTCGTTGTCTCGCCTCGCCCACTCGGTGCAAGGCGCCCAGCATCAGCAGTCGGCAAGCCTGGGTGAGCTGGAGCAGTGGCTGGAGCAGGACAAGCGCCAGGGCAACGCCACGGCAGACGACGCGCATATCGTGCACATCGTCGACTGGCTGCTGCAGTACGCTGTCGAACAGCGCGCCAGTGACATCCATCTTGAGCCGCGCAGCGAGCAGGGCCGATTGCGTTATCGCATAGACGGCCTCCTGCATACGGTCTACGCCTTCCCGGCCAGCGTGACCCTGGCCGTCGTCAGCCGCCTGAAGCACTTGGGCCACATGGATGTCGCGGAGAAACGCCGGCCGCAGGATGGCCGCATGAAGTGCAGCCTGCCAGGTGGCCGCGAAGTGGAATTGCGCCTGTCTACCCTGCCCACCCCCTTTGGCGAAAAGCTGGTACTGCGGTTGTTCGACCCACAACAGCTACAGGAAGACTTCGACCGCCTGGGCCTGGAAGGTGAACAACTGCAGCAGTGGCAGGCCCTGCTGCAGCGCCGTCATGGCATGCTGCTGGTCACCGGCCCTACCGGTTCAGGCAAGACCAGCACGCTTTACGCAAGCCTGAAGCGGCTGGCCACACCCGAGGTCAACTTGTGCACCATCGAAGACCCGATCGAACGCCTGGAGCCGGCGTTCAATCAATTACAGGTGCAGCCGACACTGGACCTCAGCTTCGCCAACGGTGTACGCGCGCTGCTGCGCCAAGACCCTGACATCATCATGATCGGCGAGATCCGCGATCGCGAGACGGCTCTGGTAGCCGTGCAAGCTGCCCTTACCGGACACCTGGTGCTCTCGACCCTGCACACCAACGACAGCTGTGGGGCCATTACCCGCCTGCTGGAACTGGGCGTGCCCGATTACCTGATCAAGGCCTCCCTGAGTGGGGTGATGGCACAGCGCCTGGTACGCGTGCTGTGCCGTGAGTGCCAGGGCTGCGCAGCATCGGCCAGCGGCCAGCCTTGCCTGATGTGCCGGGGCACCGGCTTTGATGGTCGAACGGGCGTGTTCGAGCTACTGGTCCCGAGCGAAAGCCTGCGCGCCCGGATAGGCGCCGGAGCGGACCTTGCCAGCTTGCGGCGACAGGCATTGAGCGAAGGGTTGCTGGACCTGAAACGCTGCGGGGAGGCAAAAGTGGCCCGTGGACTGACCTGCCAAGAGGAAGTGCTGCGGGTCTGCACATGAGCAAAAAACCCTTGTTTTCGAGGAACTTACGCCCCGCAGACACAATCAAATCGGGCTCCATCAGCCCTCACCCTTCGAGGTGTTTCATCATGCGTCTCCCAACCGCCATCGCAGCCGCTGCCCTGCTTTCGCTGCCCATTGGCTCCGCCATGGCCGATACCTTCTGGCGCAACGTGATTTCTTCCGGCGCGACCACGGCATCGACTTACCTGACCTCCAGAGATCACAAGCTGGTCGTCGCGGCGCAGGATGACGCCGGCAGCTTCGTTGCCAGTGAAGGTGCTATTCGTGGGCCGTTCCTGGAGGCGGCCATGCGTCAGGTGCGGGCTGAGAACCCAGGCATGCAAGCCAGCGACATGGAACTGGCCAATGCCATCCTGGCGAAGAATGCGATAGCCGAGTAAGGCCCAGGGGCTGCTGTGCAGCCCCAGTTTCAGCTCAGCGATACGCCTCCACCGGTACGCACGCACAGAACAGATTCCTGTCCCCATACACATTGTCGACCCGGTTCACCGCTGGCCAGTACTTGTGCTGGCGCACGTGAGCGCTGGGGGCCACCGCCTGCTCAAGGCTGTAAGGCCTGTTCCACGGTGCCAGCACATCGGCCAGGGTATGCGGCGCATGTTTGAGCGGGTTGTCTTCCGCCGGCCAGTTACCCTCCTGGACCTCCCCGATCTCCGCACGGATCGCCAGCATGGCCTCGACGAACCGGTCCAGCTCGGCTTTCGACTCGCTCTCTGTCGGTTCGACCATCAAGGTCCCGGGAACCGGGAATGACATGGTCGGGGCATGGAAGCCATAGTCCATCAGGCGCTTGGCCACATCCTCTTCAGTTATCCCGGTAATTGCCTTGAGCGGCCGCAGATCAAGAATGCACTCGTGCGCCACCCGCTGGTTTCGGCCTCTGTACAGCACCGGGAAAGCACCACCAAGCTGGCTGGCCAGGTAGTTGGCCGACAGGATGGCCACTTCGCTCGCATCGGCCAATTGCGGCCCCATCATGGCGATGTACATCCAGCTGATCGGCAAGATGCTCGCACTGCCCCAGGGCGCAGCGCTGACCGCGCTGTTGTTCGGGTCCAGGCCCGGCACCGGCACCACCGGATGACTGGCGACGAACGGCTTGAGGTGTGCACGGATACCAATCGGCCCCATGCCAGGGCCGCCGCCACCGTGCGGGATGCAGAAGGTCTTGTGCAGGTTCATGTGCGAGACATCGGCGCCGATGTCAGCCGGCCGCGTGAGACCGACCTGGGCGTTCAGGTTGGCGCCGTCCATGTAGACCTGGCCACCGTGCTGGTGCACCACCTCACATATTTCCCGGATGCCCTCCTCATACACACCATGTGTCGACGGGTAGGTAACCATCAGGCAGGACAGCCGCTCGCCTGCAGCATTGGCCTTGGCCTTGAGGTCGTCGAGGTCAACGTTGCCATCGTCATCGCAGTCGACGATCACCACTTCCATGCCAGCCATCTGCGCCGAAGCAGGGTTGGTGCCGTGGGCCGACGAAGGGATCAGGCACAGCGTACGTTGAGGCTGATGACGGCTGCGGTGGTAACGGGTGATTGCCATCAGCCCGGCGTATTCGCCCTGGGCACCTGAGTTGGGCTGCATGCAGATCGCGTCAAAACCGGTAATAGCGCACAGCCAGCACTCCAGCTCGTCGATCATCGCTTTGTAGCCGGCGACCTGAGCATCGGGCGCAAAGGGATGAAGCTGAGCGAATCCGGGCCAGGTAATGGGGATCATTTCGCTGGTGGCGTTGAGCTTCATGGTGCAAGAACCCAGCGGGATCATCGATTGGTTCAGCGCCAGATCCTTGTTCTCCAGCTGCTTGAGGTAGCGCAGCATCTGCGTTTCGCTGTGATGCAGGTTGAACACCGGGTGGGAAAGAAACGGTGTGCGCCGCTCCAGTGCAGCCGGAATACCCTCTACCACGGCATGCTGGTCAAGCGTAGTGACCTCAAGGCCGTGATCCACGCCAAGAAAGATGTCGAACAGCCGAAGCACGGTTTCTTCGCTGCATGTTTCGTCCAGGCTCACACCCAGGTGGCCGCGGCCCAGAATGCGCAAGTTGATACACGCCGCTTGCGCACTTTCGATGATCGCCGCCTGAGCACCGCCGACATCCAGGGTAAGGGTGTCGAAGAAATGCTGGTTAAGGCGTTTGATGCCCTTGGCCTCAAGGCCGGCGGCCAGCACGACGGTCAGCCGGTGCACGCGCTGTGCGATGCGCTGCAAACCCTCAGGGCCGTGGTACACCGCATAAAAGCCGGCGATGTTGGCCAGTAGTACCTGGGCGGTGCAGATGTTGGAGTTGGCTTTTTCGCGCCGGATGTGTTGCTCGCGGGTCTGCAGGGCCATTCGCAGTGCGGTATTGCCACGGGCATCACGCGACACGCCGATGATGCGCCCCGGCATCGCCCGCTTGTAGTCCTCGCGACAGGCGAAATAGGCCGCATGCGGGCCGCCATAGCCCATCGGCACGCCAAAGCGCTGGGTCGAGCCAAGCACTACGTCTGCGCCAAGCTCGCCCGGCGGCGTGAGCACCACCAGGCTTAACAGGTCTGCCGCCACGCATGCCAAGGCATGCTGGCCGTGCAACTGGTCAATCAGCGGGCGCAGGTCACGCACTTCCCCATGGGTATCCGGGTACTGCAGCAAAGCGCCGAATACCTGGTGTTGGGCAAGGTTATCCACAGCGTCGACGATCAGCTCGAAACCAAAACCTTCAGCCCGGGTTTGCAACACGGACAGTGTCTGCGGGTGACAGTGTTCATCGGCAAAGAAGGCATTGCTCTTGTTACGCGCCACGCGTTTGGCCAAGGCCATGGCCTCGGCTGCGGCGGTGGCTTCATCGAGCAGTGAGGCATTGGCCAAGGCCAGGCCGCTCAGATCGATGACCATTTGCTGAAAGTTGAGCAGGGCTTCCAGCCGGCCTTGGGCGATTTCTGGCTGGTAAGGCGTATAGGCGGTGTACCAGCCGGGGTTCTCCAGCACGTTGCGCAGGATGACGGTTGGCGTGACGGTGCCGTGGTAACCCATGCCGATCAGGCTGGTCCACACCTGGTTCTGCTCGGCATAACCGGCGAGCTTGGCCAACGCAGCCTGTTCATCCAGAGCGGCGGGCAGGTCGAGGGCGCGGTTGAAACGGATATCCGGCGGGACGGTCTGTTCGATCAGCTCGCTGCGGCTGCTCAAGCCCAGGGCGTTGAGCATGGCCTGCTGCTCCGAGGCATCTGGCCCCAGGTGACGACGCAGGAATGGGTTGAGCTCTTGCAGTTGATGCAGGGATGGCGACTGGGACATGACGACGCTCTCTTCCTAGACCAGGCCTCGTGGAGATTTATAAGTCTAGGAAGGATTGCCGATACTGCGGAAAAACTTGCTTCGCCAGTGCCGGCCTCATCGCCGGCAAGCCGGCGATGAGGCCAGAATGATCACTCGCCGATAGCGGCGCCGTAACCAGCAGCATCCAGCAGCTTGTCCAGTTCGGCCTTGTCGCTTGGCTTGAGCTTGAAGATCCAGGCGCCGTAAGGCTCTTCGTTGAGCAGCTCCGGGCTGTCGGCCAGGGCTTCGTTGACCGCGATCACTTCGCCACCCACCGGGGCATAGATATCCGAAGCGGCCTTGACCGACTCGACCACGCCAGCAGCATCGCCGGCAGCGAATACTTTGCCAACCTCTGCCAGTTCCACGAACACCACATCACCCAGGGCCTCTTGAGCGTGGTCGCTGATACCCACGGTCACAGTACCGTCGGCTTCCAGGCGCGCCCACTCGTGGCTTTCGGCAAAACGCAGATCGGCGGGGATATTGCTCATGTCTTGTATTCCTCGATTGGGTCAGCGGTCGGCCCGCCGTTGATTGTTCAGATCAGAATCTTGCCGTGACGCACGAAGGTCGGTTTGACCACCCGCACCGGGTACCACTTACCGCGAATCTCGACCTCGGCACGGTCACCGGTGGCCATGGGT from Pseudomonas putida includes the following:
- a CDS encoding GntR family transcriptional regulator, giving the protein MAELLPLSPVPLYTQLKELLRERILDGTYAPHSRMPSESELGKSFDVSRITVRQALGDLQKEGLIFKIHGKGTFVAKPKAFQNVSTLQGLAESMTQMGYEVLNRLRSFRHVPANALVAARLQVEEGSLVTEIRRVRLINREPVSLELTWLPKAVGEKLEKADLVTRDIFLLLENDCGIALGHADLAIDAVLADSDLTQALEVEEGAPIMRIERLTHAADGTPLDFEHLYYRGDAFQYRLRIDRQKGGKA
- a CDS encoding GspE/PulE family protein; translated protein: MHNPDDRSLDLKRVLDTLQADQRLSANDARQVLEYANSQPPRHPLETVAALGLEDRQHPGQRLHLDCLCQWLARKVGQPYQRIDPLQLDLSQVNGLISPAFAHRHGILILASDSLGITVASAQPYQCDWQTDLARSLGKPIRRVLASPLQLRQVGQSLSRLAHSVQGAQHQQSASLGELEQWLEQDKRQGNATADDAHIVHIVDWLLQYAVEQRASDIHLEPRSEQGRLRYRIDGLLHTVYAFPASVTLAVVSRLKHLGHMDVAEKRRPQDGRMKCSLPGGREVELRLSTLPTPFGEKLVLRLFDPQQLQEDFDRLGLEGEQLQQWQALLQRRHGMLLVTGPTGSGKTSTLYASLKRLATPEVNLCTIEDPIERLEPAFNQLQVQPTLDLSFANGVRALLRQDPDIIMIGEIRDRETALVAVQAALTGHLVLSTLHTNDSCGAITRLLELGVPDYLIKASLSGVMAQRLVRVLCRECQGCAASASGQPCLMCRGTGFDGRTGVFELLVPSESLRARIGAGADLASLRRQALSEGLLDLKRCGEAKVARGLTCQEEVLRVCT
- a CDS encoding DUF2388 domain-containing protein, translating into MRLPTAIAAAALLSLPIGSAMADTFWRNVISSGATTASTYLTSRDHKLVVAAQDDAGSFVASEGAIRGPFLEAAMRQVRAENPGMQASDMELANAILAKNAIAE
- the gcvP gene encoding aminomethyl-transferring glycine dehydrogenase → MSQSPSLHQLQELNPFLRRHLGPDASEQQAMLNALGLSSRSELIEQTVPPDIRFNRALDLPAALDEQAALAKLAGYAEQNQVWTSLIGMGYHGTVTPTVILRNVLENPGWYTAYTPYQPEIAQGRLEALLNFQQMVIDLSGLALANASLLDEATAAAEAMALAKRVARNKSNAFFADEHCHPQTLSVLQTRAEGFGFELIVDAVDNLAQHQVFGALLQYPDTHGEVRDLRPLIDQLHGQHALACVAADLLSLVVLTPPGELGADVVLGSTQRFGVPMGYGGPHAAYFACREDYKRAMPGRIIGVSRDARGNTALRMALQTREQHIRREKANSNICTAQVLLANIAGFYAVYHGPEGLQRIAQRVHRLTVVLAAGLEAKGIKRLNQHFFDTLTLDVGGAQAAIIESAQAACINLRILGRGHLGVSLDETCSEETVLRLFDIFLGVDHGLEVTTLDQHAVVEGIPAALERRTPFLSHPVFNLHHSETQMLRYLKQLENKDLALNQSMIPLGSCTMKLNATSEMIPITWPGFAQLHPFAPDAQVAGYKAMIDELECWLCAITGFDAICMQPNSGAQGEYAGLMAITRYHRSRHQPQRTLCLIPSSAHGTNPASAQMAGMEVVIVDCDDDGNVDLDDLKAKANAAGERLSCLMVTYPSTHGVYEEGIREICEVVHQHGGQVYMDGANLNAQVGLTRPADIGADVSHMNLHKTFCIPHGGGGPGMGPIGIRAHLKPFVASHPVVPVPGLDPNNSAVSAAPWGSASILPISWMYIAMMGPQLADASEVAILSANYLASQLGGAFPVLYRGRNQRVAHECILDLRPLKAITGITEEDVAKRLMDYGFHAPTMSFPVPGTLMVEPTESESKAELDRFVEAMLAIRAEIGEVQEGNWPAEDNPLKHAPHTLADVLAPWNRPYSLEQAVAPSAHVRQHKYWPAVNRVDNVYGDRNLFCACVPVEAYR
- the gcvH gene encoding glycine cleavage system protein GcvH, whose product is MSNIPADLRFAESHEWARLEADGTVTVGISDHAQEALGDVVFVELAEVGKVFAAGDAAGVVESVKAASDIYAPVGGEVIAVNEALADSPELLNEEPYGAWIFKLKPSDKAELDKLLDAAGYGAAIGE